From Serinicoccus profundi, the proteins below share one genomic window:
- a CDS encoding type IV toxin-antitoxin system AbiEi family antitoxin domain-containing protein yields the protein MGFVTPARSAVRAPQLANWALAHGTSALTTQDIADVLGIPQRQVSERLAAPMARHEWVRPVRGLWLPVPPEFRTWGAPPGIEMVDLVAQHLRLDYYVGWLSAAQLHGAAHQSPQVLQVAVSRQLRDRTVGRTAFQFHRRSDITSVPVAHHATRAGQARLSTVEATVLDIARDVSLAGGIDNAATVILELDEIHDLDRHEVVRLASTVPTAAVRRLGYVLDRLGGRGDLEGLRTAALSGPSTPARLDPSGTATGPVDAAWLVRRNRELEVDG from the coding sequence GTGGGTTTCGTGACGCCGGCGCGCTCCGCAGTCCGGGCCCCGCAGCTCGCCAACTGGGCCTTGGCCCACGGCACATCGGCGCTGACGACCCAGGACATCGCCGACGTCCTCGGTATACCGCAACGCCAGGTCAGCGAGCGCCTCGCGGCGCCCATGGCCCGCCACGAGTGGGTGAGGCCAGTCCGCGGTTTGTGGCTGCCGGTCCCTCCTGAGTTCCGCACCTGGGGCGCTCCGCCCGGCATCGAAATGGTTGACCTCGTTGCGCAGCATCTGCGGCTGGACTACTACGTCGGGTGGCTGTCCGCCGCCCAGCTCCACGGGGCGGCACATCAGTCGCCTCAGGTCCTGCAGGTCGCGGTCTCGCGGCAGCTGCGCGATCGGACCGTCGGGCGGACCGCCTTCCAGTTCCACCGACGGTCCGACATCACGTCGGTGCCCGTGGCGCACCACGCCACGCGGGCGGGGCAGGCCCGCCTTTCCACAGTCGAGGCCACCGTCCTGGACATCGCGAGAGACGTCTCACTCGCTGGAGGAATCGACAACGCGGCGACGGTGATCCTGGAGCTCGACGAGATCCATGACCTCGACCGACACGAGGTTGTGCGGTTGGCGTCGACCGTGCCGACCGCCGCCGTGCGTCGACTCGGCTATGTGCTCGACCGCCTCGGCGGTCGGGGCGACCTGGAGGGTCTGCGCACAGCGGCGCTGTCGGGTCCGTCGACTCCGGCACGGCTTGATCCGTCGGGCACGGCGACCGGACCGGTGGACGCAGCGTGGCTGGTGCGGCGCAATCGTGAGCTGGAGGTCGACGGATGA
- a CDS encoding Fis family transcriptional regulator, which produces MATTTYRRRKASIMTGIPLHSVRLDRTSSALIIKALTIAHPAVTTEALRWTTGARGTPVPAEDASVADLTAYAEQALIVGTQAIAAAGGTQDTYNLEQLIQDVGTRTVEASAAAATATGKAMTGAADSMRHITAEVSKALREANDASRETFTATVTQAKSDLQSQVRALVGGEDPQLVTKLDALLVTFSSKLTDRTDKRTTELFEKATRALDPADPTSPLARHQRELAEQQAGLTTHLNSQHEALLTAVDEIRTSLATQKAASEVAAKLASVTPLKGGTFEARVHAVMQALAVGLGDEYAETGTLGGLVQGSRKGDGVLTVMGGPARVVVEMHDAKARRDWTAYLEESERNRGANASIGVVPTLAQNNDQQVRVMGPRRVVVVFDPQTDDPAMMRLAIQILRVASLAAAHEGHTGAVEVAREHVAQALTELSRIQKIRTSASVVKKEADKVDRQAEQLDTQLSRLLLQTQTALIEPSSTTALGSGEAQQVSTTGAA; this is translated from the coding sequence GTGGCCACGACCACCTACCGCCGTCGAAAGGCATCGATCATGACCGGCATACCCCTTCACTCTGTCCGCCTGGACCGCACCTCCTCCGCGCTCATCATCAAGGCGCTCACCATCGCTCATCCCGCTGTCACTACCGAAGCCCTGCGTTGGACGACCGGTGCGCGGGGCACCCCGGTGCCCGCTGAGGACGCATCGGTCGCCGACCTCACGGCCTACGCCGAGCAGGCGCTGATCGTCGGCACCCAGGCCATCGCCGCGGCCGGCGGGACCCAGGACACCTACAACCTGGAACAGCTCATCCAGGATGTCGGCACGAGGACCGTCGAGGCGTCGGCCGCCGCGGCAACGGCAACTGGCAAGGCGATGACCGGCGCGGCGGACAGCATGCGACATATCACCGCCGAGGTGTCCAAGGCCTTGAGGGAGGCCAACGACGCCTCCCGTGAGACCTTCACTGCCACGGTGACCCAGGCCAAGAGCGACCTGCAGAGCCAGGTGCGGGCCCTCGTCGGCGGGGAGGACCCACAGCTCGTGACCAAGCTCGACGCGCTGCTCGTCACGTTCAGCTCGAAGCTCACCGACCGGACGGACAAGCGGACGACGGAGCTCTTCGAGAAGGCGACGAGGGCTCTCGACCCCGCGGACCCCACCTCGCCCCTAGCCCGTCACCAGCGCGAGTTGGCCGAGCAGCAGGCAGGTCTCACCACGCACCTCAACAGCCAGCACGAGGCACTCCTCACGGCCGTCGACGAGATCAGGACGAGCCTGGCCACCCAGAAGGCCGCCAGTGAGGTGGCCGCGAAATTGGCGTCCGTCACGCCACTCAAGGGCGGCACCTTCGAAGCGCGTGTGCACGCCGTGATGCAGGCTCTCGCCGTCGGACTGGGGGACGAGTATGCAGAGACCGGCACGCTGGGCGGCCTGGTCCAGGGCTCCCGCAAGGGCGACGGCGTGCTGACCGTGATGGGCGGCCCCGCTCGCGTGGTCGTCGAGATGCACGACGCCAAGGCTCGGCGAGACTGGACCGCATACCTGGAAGAATCCGAGAGGAACCGCGGCGCGAACGCATCCATCGGGGTCGTGCCGACCCTGGCACAGAACAATGACCAGCAGGTGCGCGTCATGGGACCACGCCGCGTCGTGGTCGTCTTCGACCCGCAGACGGACGACCCCGCGATGATGCGGCTCGCCATCCAGATCTTGCGGGTCGCCTCCCTCGCCGCCGCGCACGAAGGGCACACTGGAGCCGTTGAGGTCGCCAGGGAGCACGTCGCTCAAGCACTGACTGAACTCTCGCGTATCCAGAAGATCCGGACGTCGGCGTCGGTCGTCAAGAAGGAGGCCGACAAGGTCGACCGCCAGGCTGAGCAACTGGACACGCAGTTGAGCAGGCTGTTGCTTCAGACCCAGACGGCTCTCATCGAGCCGTCCAGCACGACAGCGCTCGGAAGTGGTGAGGCCCAGCAGGTCTCTACCACGGGCGCGGCCTGA